A genomic region of Deinococcus carri contains the following coding sequences:
- a CDS encoding ATP-binding protein, whose product MTGGGPADLLPPTYLGGPTIDTDNCDREPIHIPGSIQPHGALLTADAQTRLVLQASANTARHLGHPPDALRGAPLTTLLPEAALQPLLAALPAGSPDHLQYRATLDLPAGRTALTAHRVGDLLVLEFEASEGHDPTGPHALRNAVFALESAPSLAELAERAAALVREISGLDRVMVYRFAEDASGEVIAEARREDLPPFLGHRFPESDIPAQARALYVRHLLRLTADTQGVPVPLEPVLNPQTGQPTPLGGAVLRATSPMHLQYLRNMGVASSLSVSIVVEGRLWGLLSCHHLTPHVVPPETRTALEYLGRLLSLQVQVKARADTDAFRARLQARHARLVEATAHSLAPLDTFADEALDLAGLMRAGGVIVFFEGRWRAAGLTPEPAQVEALLTWLRTREGTLFHTDALHEHWPAAADFSDRASGLLAVSVGNGWSEGVVWLRPAITTTVAWGGATPEQAKGGLGPRQSFDTYVETVRGRAEPWHPGELEEAQDLRRALTAALGERLSVVRELNTALERANAEWRQYAFVIAHDMQEPVRLITQFAELFHLRYRDQVDEGAERMIRFLLAETARLRGLTHDLHTYTALLSAPPPVRRPVALGQVLRDVLETLAPQIRDTGAEVRVAEPLPTLHADPAQLRDLLLHLLRNTLTFGGPRPGVEVSAERVPGAWNVTVRDQGPGIAAEYHEKVFGLFQRLGRREDSPGNGIGLALCRKIAERHGGSLHLTSLPGQGSALTLHLPDPEEGPHAG is encoded by the coding sequence ATGACGGGGGGCGGCCCGGCGGACCTGCTGCCACCGACCTATCTGGGCGGGCCGACGATAGACACCGACAACTGCGACCGCGAGCCGATCCATATCCCCGGCAGTATTCAGCCGCATGGGGCGCTGCTCACCGCGGACGCGCAGACGCGGCTTGTCCTCCAGGCCAGCGCGAACACGGCAAGGCACCTGGGGCACCCTCCAGATGCGCTGCGGGGCGCGCCGCTGACCACCCTGCTGCCGGAGGCGGCCCTTCAGCCCCTGCTGGCGGCCCTGCCTGCCGGGTCGCCCGACCATCTCCAGTACCGTGCGACGCTGGACCTGCCTGCGGGACGCACAGCCCTGACCGCGCACCGGGTGGGAGACCTGCTGGTGCTGGAGTTCGAGGCCAGCGAGGGGCATGACCCCACTGGCCCGCACGCCCTGCGCAACGCCGTGTTCGCGCTGGAAAGCGCGCCCTCGCTGGCCGAGCTGGCGGAGCGGGCCGCCGCCCTGGTGCGGGAGATCAGCGGCCTGGACCGCGTGATGGTCTACCGCTTTGCCGAGGACGCCAGCGGCGAGGTGATCGCCGAGGCCCGCCGGGAGGACCTGCCGCCCTTCCTGGGTCACCGCTTTCCCGAGTCGGACATTCCGGCGCAGGCGCGGGCGCTCTATGTGCGGCACCTGCTGCGCCTCACGGCGGACACGCAAGGGGTGCCCGTCCCGCTGGAACCCGTGCTGAACCCCCAGACCGGCCAGCCCACGCCGCTGGGTGGGGCCGTGCTGCGCGCGACCTCGCCCATGCACCTCCAGTACCTGCGGAACATGGGCGTGGCGTCGAGCCTGTCGGTGTCTATCGTGGTGGAGGGGCGGCTGTGGGGGCTGCTCTCCTGCCATCACCTCACGCCGCACGTGGTGCCCCCCGAAACCCGCACCGCACTCGAATACCTGGGCCGGTTGCTGAGCCTGCAGGTCCAGGTCAAGGCGCGGGCAGACACCGACGCCTTCCGCGCGCGGCTCCAGGCCCGCCACGCCCGGCTGGTGGAGGCCACCGCGCACTCGCTCGCGCCGCTGGACACCTTCGCCGACGAGGCGCTGGACCTGGCCGGGCTGATGCGGGCGGGCGGCGTGATCGTGTTCTTCGAGGGGCGCTGGCGGGCCGCGGGCCTCACGCCCGAACCCGCCCAGGTGGAGGCGCTGCTCACGTGGCTGCGCACGCGGGAAGGCACCCTGTTTCACACGGACGCGCTGCATGAACACTGGCCCGCAGCGGCCGACTTCAGCGACCGGGCCAGCGGCCTGCTCGCCGTCAGTGTCGGGAACGGCTGGTCCGAGGGGGTGGTGTGGCTGCGCCCGGCGATCACCACGACCGTGGCCTGGGGCGGGGCGACGCCGGAGCAGGCCAAGGGCGGGCTGGGGCCGCGCCAGTCCTTCGACACCTACGTGGAAACGGTGCGGGGGCGGGCCGAACCCTGGCACCCCGGCGAACTGGAGGAGGCCCAGGACCTCCGGCGTGCCCTGACGGCGGCCCTGGGCGAACGGCTCAGCGTGGTCCGGGAGCTGAACACCGCCCTGGAGCGCGCCAACGCTGAGTGGCGGCAGTACGCCTTCGTGATTGCCCATGACATGCAGGAACCGGTGCGCCTGATCACGCAGTTCGCGGAGCTGTTCCACCTGCGTTACCGCGATCAGGTCGACGAGGGTGCCGAGCGCATGATCCGCTTCCTGCTCGCGGAGACGGCGCGGTTGCGCGGCCTGACCCACGACCTCCACACCTACACGGCGCTGCTGTCGGCCCCACCGCCCGTCCGCCGCCCCGTGGCGCTGGGGCAGGTGCTCCGGGACGTGCTGGAGACGCTGGCCCCCCAGATCAGGGACACGGGGGCCGAGGTCCGGGTGGCCGAACCCCTGCCCACCCTCCACGCCGACCCGGCCCAGTTGCGTGACCTGCTGCTGCACCTGCTCAGAAATACCCTCACCTTCGGCGGCCCCAGGCCCGGCGTGGAGGTGAGCGCCGAACGTGTGCCGGGCGCATGGAATGTCACGGTGCGGGACCAGGGGCCGGGGATCGCCGCGGAATACCACGAGAAGGTCTTCGGCCTGTTCCAGCGTCTGGGCCGCCGCGAGGATTCCCCCGGCAACGGCATCGGGCTGGCCCTGTGCCGCAAGATCGCCGAGCGGCACGGGGGCAGCCTCCACCTCACGTCCCTTCCGGGGCAGGGCAGCGCGTTGACCCTGCACCTGCCCGACCCGGAGGAAGGCCCCCATGCCGGCTGA
- a CDS encoding response regulator, translating to MPAEQVRLLLVEDNAADVFLMEAALEAATLPVHLTVARDGVEALAQLEADRAAERLPDLVLLDLNMPRLNGFEVLAALRADPALASLVVVVFTTSSAETDVRRAYALQANSYVSKPATLDEFLHLVRLLEAYWFGAASLPSTYSA from the coding sequence ATGCCGGCTGAGCAGGTGCGGCTGCTGCTGGTGGAGGACAATGCCGCCGACGTCTTCCTGATGGAGGCTGCCCTGGAGGCCGCTACGTTGCCCGTCCACCTGACGGTCGCCCGGGACGGCGTGGAGGCCCTGGCGCAGCTGGAGGCCGACAGGGCCGCAGAGCGGCTCCCCGATCTGGTCCTGCTCGACCTCAACATGCCGCGCCTGAACGGCTTCGAGGTGCTCGCCGCGCTGCGGGCGGACCCGGCCCTCGCGTCCCTGGTCGTGGTGGTGTTCACCACCTCCAGCGCAGAAACCGACGTGCGGCGGGCGTACGCCCTTCAGGCCAACTCCTATGTCAGCAAGCCCGCCACCCTGGACGAGTTCCTGCACCTGGTCCGCCTGCTCGAAGCGTACTGGTTCGGGGCCGCCAGCCTCCCCAGCACCTATTCGGCCTGA
- a CDS encoding acetamidase/formamidase family protein, with the protein MTTFDVSREHLVYAMDRENPPVLRVPDGSTLVFHTRDCFEDQIQDARAAFTALDWNRVNPATGPVFIEGAQPGDALAIEILDIQVGDQAVMVTGPGLGVEGDALEQPSVRVYPIEDGQVTLHGVRLPLRPMIGVIGTAPADTPVPNGTPGPHGGNMDTTVIRAGSLLVLPVNVEGGLLALGDLHAGMGDGEVSVCGLEVPGRVTLRAHVVKACAWPLPLVQTATHLYTIASALTLDEAAILATKHMSAFLQTQAGLPRADAIGLLSAAGHLQISQVVDPLKTCRFELGLDILAQLGVPALTVAQAE; encoded by the coding sequence ATGACAACCTTCGATGTCTCCCGCGAGCACCTGGTCTATGCGATGGACCGGGAGAATCCGCCCGTGCTGCGGGTGCCGGACGGCAGCACCCTGGTCTTTCACACCCGCGACTGCTTCGAGGACCAGATTCAGGACGCGCGGGCGGCCTTCACGGCGCTGGACTGGAACCGGGTCAACCCGGCCACCGGCCCAGTGTTTATCGAGGGTGCCCAGCCCGGCGACGCGCTTGCCATCGAGATTCTGGACATTCAGGTCGGGGACCAGGCGGTGATGGTGACTGGCCCCGGTCTGGGTGTGGAGGGTGACGCCCTGGAGCAGCCCAGCGTGCGCGTCTATCCCATCGAGGACGGGCAGGTGACCCTGCACGGCGTCCGGCTGCCGCTGCGCCCCATGATCGGCGTGATCGGCACCGCCCCGGCCGATACTCCTGTTCCCAACGGCACGCCCGGCCCGCACGGGGGCAACATGGACACGACCGTGATCCGGGCCGGCAGCCTGCTGGTCCTGCCGGTGAACGTCGAGGGCGGTCTGCTCGCGCTGGGTGACCTGCACGCCGGCATGGGCGACGGGGAGGTCAGTGTCTGCGGGCTGGAGGTGCCCGGCCGGGTGACCCTGCGCGCCCATGTGGTCAAGGCTTGCGCCTGGCCGCTTCCGCTGGTGCAGACCGCCACGCACCTCTACACCATCGCCAGCGCCCTCACGCTCGACGAGGCGGCCATCCTCGCCACCAAGCACATGAGTGCCTTCCTCCAGACCCAGGCGGGGCTGCCCCGCGCCGACGCCATCGGCCTGCTGAGCGCCGCCGGCCACCTCCAGATCAGCCAGGTGGTGGACCCCCTCAAGACCTGCCGCTTCGAGCTGGGCCTGGACATCCTCGCGCAGCTCGGCGTGCCGGCGCTCACCGTTGCTCAGGCCGAATAG
- a CDS encoding sulfite exporter TauE/SafE family protein, with the protein MLLATIAIGLLAGVLGAILGLGGGVVVVPALQFTLPHLGHPISISQAIAISQFSVLAVGLSGAAAYLQQGLVRARTGYLLSPYTILGGTVGSLLGLVLPARAVATVFALLLLYSAFTLVRGLRRVEAERASGPLMLPAMTFAGVMSGLLGIGGGTVQVPVMNLLGGLPIRQAIATSTFIMGLTAVANALIYQAGGLLDARLACAVALGVLVGARAGAGLQKRIPDRALKIFFSLLLVFTAAQLLIKYWGHA; encoded by the coding sequence GTGCTGCTGGCGACCATCGCCATCGGGCTGCTGGCGGGCGTGCTGGGCGCGATCCTGGGCCTGGGGGGCGGGGTGGTCGTGGTGCCCGCCCTGCAATTCACGTTGCCGCATCTGGGGCATCCCATCAGCATCAGTCAGGCCATCGCCATCAGCCAGTTCAGCGTGCTGGCGGTGGGCCTCTCGGGGGCCGCGGCGTATCTCCAGCAGGGGCTGGTACGGGCGCGGACCGGGTATCTGCTCAGTCCCTACACCATCCTGGGCGGCACGGTGGGCAGCCTGCTCGGCCTGGTGCTGCCCGCGCGGGCGGTCGCCACCGTGTTCGCCCTGCTGCTGCTGTATTCCGCGTTCACCCTGGTGCGCGGCCTGCGCCGGGTGGAGGCCGAACGCGCGAGCGGCCCGCTGATGCTGCCCGCCATGACCTTTGCCGGCGTGATGAGCGGCCTGCTGGGCATCGGGGGCGGCACGGTGCAGGTGCCGGTCATGAATCTGCTGGGCGGGCTGCCCATCCGGCAGGCCATCGCCACCTCCACCTTCATCATGGGCCTCACGGCGGTGGCGAACGCCCTGATCTATCAGGCGGGGGGCCTGCTGGACGCGCGGCTCGCGTGCGCGGTGGCGCTGGGCGTGCTGGTGGGTGCCCGCGCCGGGGCCGGGCTGCAAAAGCGCATTCCCGACCGCGCGCTGAAGATCTTCTTCTCGCTCCTGCTGGTGTTCACGGCGGCGCAACTGCTGATCAAATACTGGGGGCACGCATGA
- a CDS encoding gamma-glutamyltransferase family protein: MVATSQPLAAQAGLFILREGGNAVDAAIATAAALTVVEPTSNGIGGDLFALVWADGELHGLNASGRSPALLGLGALADGQLPAYGWLPVTVPGAPRGWADLHARFGRLPFERLLAPAVHYARHGYPLSPVLAENWRRAAQAYRRREGQEFAAWLDTFAPPGFGAQAGEVWASEGHARTLEQIAASQGAAFYEGDLARQMDAHAQATGGLLRLDDLAAHESEWVTPIRTEYRGHLVHEIPPNGQGLTALIALGILNGLELPDHRDDSWGLHLQIEAIKLAFADAQKYIADPQHVDVPVERLLSEGYLAARRARIGETALEPEAGDPNAHGTVFLTTADADGQMVSLIQSNYMGFGSGVVIPGTGIALQNRGHNFNLEAGHANVLAPRKRPYHTIIPGFLTRTDGTPVGPFGVMGGFMQPQGHVQVVLNTVRYGMNPQQALDAPRWQWLQGRVVEVEHELGGPLSRALAARGHEVRVGLNPNAFGRGQIIWRDPKTGVLTGGSESRADGQVAAF; the protein is encoded by the coding sequence ATGGTCGCCACCAGCCAGCCGCTCGCCGCCCAGGCGGGCCTGTTCATCCTGCGGGAGGGCGGCAACGCGGTAGACGCGGCGATTGCCACCGCCGCGGCGCTGACGGTCGTGGAACCGACCAGCAACGGCATCGGCGGCGACCTGTTCGCCCTGGTGTGGGCGGACGGCGAACTGCACGGCCTGAACGCCTCGGGACGCTCGCCCGCGCTGCTCGGCCTGGGCGCGCTGGCAGACGGGCAACTGCCCGCCTACGGCTGGCTCCCGGTGACGGTGCCGGGCGCGCCGCGCGGCTGGGCCGACCTGCACGCGCGGTTCGGCCGCCTGCCGTTCGAGCGGCTGCTCGCGCCCGCTGTCCACTACGCCCGGCACGGCTACCCCCTCTCCCCCGTTCTGGCCGAGAACTGGCGGCGCGCGGCCCAGGCCTACCGGCGGCGGGAGGGGCAGGAATTCGCCGCCTGGCTGGACACCTTTGCCCCGCCGGGCTTCGGGGCGCAGGCGGGCGAGGTCTGGGCCTCGGAGGGCCACGCCCGCACGCTGGAGCAGATTGCCGCCTCGCAGGGCGCGGCCTTTTACGAGGGCGACCTCGCCCGGCAGATGGACGCCCACGCCCAGGCGACCGGGGGCCTGCTGCGCCTGGACGACCTCGCCGCGCACGAGAGCGAGTGGGTCACGCCGATTCGGACCGAGTACCGGGGCCACCTCGTTCACGAGATTCCGCCCAACGGGCAGGGCCTCACCGCCCTGATCGCGCTGGGCATCCTGAACGGCCTGGAGCTGCCGGACCACCGCGACGACTCCTGGGGCCTGCACCTGCAAATCGAGGCGATCAAGCTGGCCTTTGCCGATGCCCAGAAGTACATCGCCGACCCGCAGCATGTGGACGTGCCCGTGGAACGGCTGCTGAGCGAGGGCTATCTGGCGGCCCGCCGCGCCCGCATCGGGGAGACGGCCCTGGAGCCGGAGGCGGGCGACCCGAACGCGCACGGCACGGTCTTCCTGACCACCGCCGACGCCGACGGGCAGATGGTCAGCCTGATCCAGAGCAACTACATGGGCTTCGGCAGCGGCGTGGTGATTCCCGGCACCGGCATCGCGCTGCAAAACCGCGGGCACAACTTCAACCTGGAGGCCGGACACGCGAACGTCCTGGCTCCCCGCAAGCGGCCCTACCACACCATCATCCCCGGCTTCCTGACCCGCACCGACGGCACGCCGGTCGGCCCCTTCGGCGTGATGGGCGGCTTCATGCAGCCGCAGGGCCACGTGCAGGTGGTGCTCAATACCGTCCGCTACGGCATGAATCCCCAGCAGGCCCTCGACGCCCCGCGCTGGCAGTGGCTCCAGGGCCGGGTCGTGGAGGTGGAGCATGAACTCGGGGGGCCGCTCTCCCGCGCCCTGGCCGCGCGGGGGCACGAGGTCCGGGTGGGACTGAATCCGAATGCCTTCGGGCGGGGGCAGATCATCTGGCGCGACCCGAAAACGGGCGTACTGACCGGCGGCAGCGAGAGCCGCGCCGACGGACAGGTGGCGGCGTTCTGA
- the nikC gene encoding nickel transporter permease, whose protein sequence is MTRRRVSPALQRFLRNRLAVAGAVALALLGVTALFAPWLAPADPTKIFFTDLRTPPSGAHLFGTDELGRDILSRVMYGARVSLSAGLVSVLFALVSGTAIGLIAGYVRGWLDDVLMRLVDAMLALPFLVLAIALAAILGPSLQNTMIAIAIVTAPVFARITRGEVLAQREREYVQAAQALGARDGRVLLRHLLPNIAGPLIVQTSLAIANAILAESSLSFLGLGVQPPAPSWGSMLNAARGYLSDAPWMALFPGAAIFLAVLAFNLLGDGLREALDPRARH, encoded by the coding sequence GTGACCCGCCGACGCGTCAGCCCGGCGCTCCAGCGCTTTTTGCGCAACAGACTGGCGGTGGCCGGGGCAGTCGCGCTGGCCCTGCTGGGCGTGACGGCCCTGTTCGCGCCGTGGCTCGCGCCCGCCGACCCCACCAAGATCTTCTTCACGGACCTGCGGACGCCGCCCTCGGGCGCGCACCTGTTCGGGACCGACGAACTGGGCCGCGACATCCTCTCGCGCGTGATGTACGGGGCGCGGGTCAGCCTCAGTGCCGGGCTGGTCTCGGTGCTGTTCGCGCTGGTTTCCGGCACAGCCATCGGGCTGATCGCCGGATACGTGCGCGGCTGGCTCGACGACGTGCTGATGCGCCTGGTGGACGCCATGCTCGCCCTGCCGTTTCTGGTGCTGGCGATTGCCCTGGCGGCCATCCTGGGACCCAGCCTCCAGAACACCATGATCGCCATCGCCATCGTGACCGCGCCCGTCTTCGCCCGCATCACGCGCGGCGAGGTGCTCGCGCAGCGCGAACGCGAGTACGTGCAGGCCGCGCAGGCGCTGGGTGCCCGCGATGGGCGGGTCCTGCTGCGGCACCTGCTCCCGAACATCGCGGGGCCGCTGATCGTGCAGACTTCCCTCGCCATCGCCAATGCCATCCTGGCGGAATCCAGCCTGTCGTTCCTGGGCCTGGGGGTGCAGCCTCCGGCCCCGAGCTGGGGTTCGATGCTCAACGCCGCGCGCGGCTACCTGTCCGACGCCCCCTGGATGGCCCTGTTTCCCGGTGCCGCGATCTTCCTCGCCGTGCTCGCCTTTAACCTGCTGGGCGACGGCCTGCGCGAGGCCCTCGATCCGCGCGCCCGCCACTGA
- a CDS encoding ABC transporter permease: MLEKETPLLVFALRRLLSAIPTLLIVTLLVFGMVKLLPGDPARLMLGEEATPQALTELRHSMGLDRPLAQQYVGWLGSVLHLDFGASLKDNTSVGSLIADKLPVTIELAVFSMLISLLIALPAGLLSALRRGSWVDQGVTLLALSGISLPNFFLGILLIYLFSIRLAWIPASGYTSLLENPARNLLLLLLPAVTLGVHSGAVLTRYLRSSLSETLMQDYVRTAHAKGLPARRVTLKHALRNALIPFLTVFGLQLGGLLGGAVITEQIFSIPGFGRLLVDAVFTRDLPVIQGMVLVSAVAVFLVSFLVDLGYAAADPRIRYS, encoded by the coding sequence ATGCTGGAGAAGGAGACGCCCTTGCTGGTGTTCGCGCTGCGCCGACTGCTCTCGGCGATTCCCACCCTGCTGATCGTGACCCTGCTGGTGTTCGGCATGGTCAAGCTCCTGCCCGGCGACCCGGCCCGCCTGATGCTGGGCGAGGAGGCCACCCCGCAGGCCCTCACCGAACTGCGCCATTCGATGGGACTCGACCGGCCCCTGGCCCAGCAGTACGTCGGCTGGCTGGGCAGCGTCCTGCATCTGGATTTCGGCGCGAGTCTCAAGGACAACACCAGCGTGGGCAGCCTGATCGCGGACAAGTTGCCCGTGACCATCGAGCTGGCGGTGTTCTCCATGCTGATCTCGCTGCTGATTGCCCTGCCGGCGGGCCTGCTCAGCGCCCTGCGGCGGGGCAGCTGGGTGGACCAGGGCGTGACCCTGCTGGCCCTCTCGGGCATCAGCCTGCCGAACTTCTTTCTCGGGATTCTGCTGATCTACCTGTTCAGCATCCGGCTGGCCTGGATTCCCGCCAGCGGCTACACCAGCCTGCTGGAGAATCCGGCCCGCAACCTGCTGCTGCTGCTGCTGCCCGCCGTGACGCTGGGTGTTCACTCGGGCGCGGTCCTGACCCGCTACCTGCGCTCCAGCCTGAGTGAAACCCTGATGCAGGACTACGTGCGCACCGCCCACGCCAAGGGCCTGCCCGCGCGGCGCGTCACGCTGAAACACGCCCTGCGCAACGCCCTGATTCCCTTTCTGACCGTGTTCGGCCTGCAACTCGGCGGCCTGCTGGGGGGGGCCGTCATCACCGAGCAGATCTTCAGCATTCCCGGCTTTGGCCGCCTGCTGGTGGACGCGGTGTTCACGCGCGACCTGCCGGTGATTCAGGGCATGGTGCTGGTGTCCGCCGTGGCCGTCTTTCTGGTGAGCTTCCTGGTGGACCTGGGCTACGCCGCCGCCGACCCCCGGATCAGGTACAGCTGA
- a CDS encoding ABC transporter substrate-binding protein: MRKPFLSLCLSVLSAALIGSAAAETLTVGLDADPPRLDPALSSALVDRQVMNQIYDKLVDLDQNLKIVPMLATSWKITNGGLTYTFKLRGGVKFQDGTPLNADAVKYTLDRNMTLEGSVRKGELKSVKDVKVIDPLTVQITLSQPYGPLLAVLSDRAGMIVSPTAVKKAGADFQNAPVGSGPFSFTSRKRQDNITLSANKSYWGGAPKIDKLVYRPFPDGDVRYANLLSGAIQVMTPIDPKDVSKLSQNAKFKVLNYPGLGFQGIWFNVTRPPFNNKAFRQAVGATIDRQALAKSIFYDTVEPAAGPFPQGTPAYSSAIKVSRPDLNLAKQKLGGKPLSFTLLTTPGTVTTQTAQLYQAMFAQAGINAKIEQVEFGTLLDRADKRDFDALMLGWSGRPDPDGNIFDFFTTGGSNNQAGYSNKTVDALLAKARAQTSMSARVATYNVALGKILDDAPYTFVYFQRNLVGAAAGVTGLKPIPDGILRFSDVDLK; this comes from the coding sequence ATGCGTAAACCCTTCCTGTCGCTTTGCCTGTCGGTCCTGAGCGCCGCGCTGATCGGCAGCGCCGCCGCCGAAACCCTCACCGTCGGCCTCGACGCCGATCCGCCCCGGCTCGACCCGGCCCTGTCGAGCGCCCTGGTCGACCGTCAGGTGATGAACCAGATCTACGACAAGCTCGTGGACCTCGATCAGAACCTCAAGATCGTGCCCATGCTGGCCACCTCCTGGAAAATCACGAACGGCGGCCTGACCTACACCTTCAAACTGCGCGGCGGCGTGAAGTTTCAGGACGGCACCCCCCTGAACGCCGACGCCGTGAAGTACACCCTGGACCGCAACATGACCCTGGAAGGTTCGGTCCGCAAGGGTGAACTCAAGAGCGTCAAGGACGTGAAGGTGATCGACCCGCTGACCGTGCAGATCACCCTCTCGCAGCCGTATGGTCCCCTGCTGGCGGTCCTGAGTGACCGCGCGGGCATGATCGTCTCGCCCACCGCCGTCAAGAAGGCCGGGGCCGACTTCCAGAACGCGCCGGTGGGCAGTGGTCCCTTCAGCTTCACCAGCCGCAAGCGCCAGGACAACATCACCCTGAGCGCCAACAAGAGCTACTGGGGCGGCGCGCCGAAGATCGATAAGCTGGTCTACCGGCCCTTCCCGGACGGCGACGTGCGCTACGCCAACCTGCTGTCCGGCGCGATCCAGGTGATGACGCCCATCGATCCCAAGGACGTGAGCAAGCTCTCCCAGAACGCCAAGTTCAAGGTTCTGAACTACCCCGGCCTGGGCTTCCAGGGCATCTGGTTCAACGTGACCCGCCCGCCGTTCAACAACAAGGCTTTCCGTCAGGCGGTGGGGGCCACCATCGACCGTCAGGCCCTGGCCAAGTCCATCTTCTACGACACCGTGGAGCCGGCGGCCGGCCCCTTCCCGCAGGGCACCCCCGCCTACTCTTCGGCCATCAAGGTCAGCCGGCCGGACCTGAACCTCGCCAAACAGAAGCTGGGCGGCAAGCCCCTGAGCTTCACGCTGCTGACCACGCCGGGAACCGTGACCACCCAGACCGCGCAGCTGTATCAGGCGATGTTCGCGCAGGCCGGCATCAATGCCAAGATTGAACAGGTCGAGTTCGGCACCCTGCTCGACCGCGCCGACAAGCGCGACTTCGACGCCCTGATGCTGGGCTGGAGTGGCCGCCCCGACCCGGACGGCAACATCTTCGACTTCTTTACCACCGGCGGCAGCAACAACCAGGCCGGGTACAGCAACAAGACCGTGGACGCGCTGCTCGCCAAGGCCCGCGCCCAGACCAGCATGTCGGCCCGCGTCGCCACCTACAACGTGGCGCTGGGCAAGATCCTCGACGACGCGCCCTATACCTTCGTCTACTTCCAGCGCAACCTGGTCGGGGCGGCGGCGGGTGTCACGGGCCTGAAGCCCATCCCGGACGGCATCCTGCGCTTCAGCGACGTGGACCTGAAATAG
- a CDS encoding FadR/GntR family transcriptional regulator has product MTAYPIKRQKLTASVAEELLALIVRGGFQPGQRLPAERVLSEQIGVSRTSLRDAIARLEVLGHLEARQGNGVYVREPSAAHLTQPFQGMLARTAQNVQDLLEFRRMIEPEVAAHAAARATPEQVRGLLASIEAQQEAARQNVKLSHEDLQFHTLIAQMAGNEIVMGVLDTLRSLLRDLRDQVLGDQPQLTIQEHAAVAQAIARGSPAAARQAMLRHLISVREHATSSLQRQKGEDHHA; this is encoded by the coding sequence ATGACGGCTTATCCCATCAAGCGGCAGAAACTGACCGCCAGTGTTGCGGAGGAACTCCTGGCCCTGATCGTGCGCGGCGGGTTCCAACCCGGCCAACGCCTCCCCGCCGAGCGCGTCCTGTCGGAGCAGATAGGCGTTTCCCGGACCAGCCTGCGCGACGCCATCGCGCGCTTGGAGGTGCTGGGCCACCTGGAGGCGCGGCAGGGCAACGGCGTGTATGTGCGCGAGCCGTCCGCGGCGCACCTCACGCAACCCTTCCAGGGCATGCTTGCCCGCACCGCTCAGAACGTGCAGGACCTGCTGGAATTCCGCCGCATGATCGAACCCGAGGTGGCGGCGCACGCGGCCGCCCGCGCGACCCCGGAGCAGGTGAGGGGTCTGCTCGCGTCCATCGAGGCGCAGCAGGAGGCGGCCCGGCAGAACGTCAAACTCAGCCACGAGGATCTCCAGTTCCATACCCTGATCGCCCAGATGGCCGGGAACGAGATCGTGATGGGCGTGCTGGACACGTTGCGGTCGCTGCTCCGGGACCTGCGGGATCAGGTGCTGGGCGACCAGCCGCAGCTCACCATTCAGGAGCATGCCGCCGTCGCGCAGGCCATTGCGCGCGGTTCTCCGGCAGCAGCCCGTCAGGCCATGCTGCGCCACCTGATCAGCGTTCGTGAACACGCCACGTCGAGCCTTCAGAGGCAAAAAGGAGAAGACCACCATGCGTAA